GCACAGGGTCATAAAAGAAGCGGTAAGGAATTATTTTGAAGATGTGAAAGAAAAAAAATTTCCCGGAGAGGAGCATAGTTTTCAGGAAGATGAGAGTTGTTAGGAAGATTAAGACGATGCAAGATCTTGCCCAAGAAGCCAAGAAAAAAGGGAAAATTATTGGCTTCGTGCCAACGATGGGTTATCTCCACGAAGGGCATCTCCGTTTGGTAAGAATTGCCCGAAAGAAAAGCGATTTGTGCGTTGTTAGTATTTTTGTCAACCCCTTACAATTTGGACCAAAAGAGGATTTCAAGGAATATCCGAGGGATATAAAGAGGGATAAGAAATTATTGGAAAAAGAAGGGGTTGATATCCTCTTTTATCCCGAAGAGAAAGAGATGTATCCGGATGACTTCTCAACTTATGTAAAGGTTGAGGGACTAACTGAAGGCTTATGTGGCCGCTCGCGACCGGGTCATTTCCAAGGTGTCACTACAGTGGTCACTAAACTTTTTAACAGCGTATTACCTCACTTTGCGGTTTTTGGAGAAAAGGACGCCCAACAGGCATTGGTGATAAAGAGAATGGTGAGGGATTTGAATATGCCGATTAAAATAATTGTCGCCCCAACTGTCCGAGAAAAAAATGGATTGGCGATGAGTTCAAGGAATGTTTATCTCTCCCCAAAAGAAAGGGAAGAAGCGACGGTTCTCTACCGATCTTTATTAAAAGCAAAGGAGATGATTGAAAGAGGGGAGAGGAATTCCAATGTGATTATTGGCAAAATGCGGGAGATGATTGAAGAAACAAGTGGTAAGATAGATTATATTGCGATTGTTGATACGAAGGATTTAAAGGAGATGGAGGTAATTAAAGGGGAGGTTTTAATCGCCCTGGCGGTTTACTTTTCCAAAGCGAGGTTAATTGATAATATAAGGGTTAAAGTATAAAATTTTATAGAAATCTTAATTGCGAGAGTAATTCGGGGAAAGGGAAATTCTTAAAAGCCGGGATGATGATTTGATTTATAGAATTTTTATGTTTAACAATCATCGGTCACCCCAACTCAACGGTTGATATCTATTCCATCCTACTGGTTTTGTTAATGCTTACTCAATTATCCAGATGAGTGATTACCTTCTCCTCTGGTGATACGGGTACATATTTTTTATCTTTGCCATTCGGATACTGGTCACACATTCCTCAGAGAGCCCTGATTTTGGTGATACTTTTGCGAAATTAATTATATCCTTTTCGTAAGAAGGTGCGATATATGTGTTACCGAAAAGATTATCTCCGGAAATAAAAGAATTAGCCGGAGTTCATTTTAATGGATAGCCAGAGGGAAAATTTGTCAAATGCCCAGCATCTCGGGAAGAAAGCGTGATACCTGTTGAATTTTTCCCCCGATCTTTTTGGGATAGGAGATGTAAAGCCTTTCGGTCGCCCTGGTGATTGCCACATAACAAAGCCTTCGCTCTTCAGCCAGACTTCTTTTATTTAGTGTTGTTCCCAGTAAAGGGAAAAGGCCTTCCACCATTCCTACCAGAAAGACGATGGGAAATTCTAAACCCTTAGCGGCATGGACGGTTAAGAGCCGAACCAAGTCCTTCCCCCAATCAACCAATGCCAGGTCCTCAAGGAGTTGAACCCGTTCTAAAAAGTCTTTCAATTCCTCCCTCTTAAATGCCTTTGCCTCATTTACCAACTCCTTCACATTCTCAATCTTTCTTCTTCCCATCTCCTGCTTCTCCCAGGAAGAAAAGAGGGGGGATTGGAAAATGAGGGGGATGAGGATTTCTTCGGTTTTACTCTCTTCCGCCAATAACCGATTAACCAGAATGAAAAATTCTTTCACTCTCTTTTCGGAACCCTGAAAGAGGAAGCGATTCTCTTTGAGCATTAAACTCCCTTCGGGGATGCCGGCAAGCCAGGCAAGGACCGGAAGGAGAAGTTTTTTGTCTTGCTGGGTGATTCCATCCAAAAGTTGAATAATTTTTCTGATCTCTTCCCGCTCGTAAAACTTTTCATCACCAATCACAGTGTAGGGGATATCCTCATTGATTAACCCTTCTTCGTAAATTCGCGATTGGTAGTTAACACGGTATAAGACTGCTATTTCGGAATAAGAACGTTTCTCCTTCTTCACAATCTCTGTTATCTTTTTTGTTAGAAATAACACCTCTTCCGCTTCGTTTTCCGCGGCGAATAGTTCTAAAACCCCGCCCTCTTTCAGAGAGAACATAGAACCTTTTTCCCTTTCGGTGCGAAGCAAATTTTCGCAGATCCGGCAGATCTTCTCCGGCAGCCGAAAATTGGTGAGGAGGTGATAGGTTTTTATCCCAGGGAAATCGGTTTGGGCTAAAATGATATTCTCCGGTCGGGCATTGCGCCATTCGTAGATTGATTGGCTTTCATCTCCTGTCAAGAAAATATAGCCATGGACGGAGGAGAGGAGGGGTAAGAGTTTGTATTGAACTGGTGTCAAATCTTGTAATTCATCTACCAGAATCCTCTGGAACTGGCGTGAATATTTTTCTCTAATCTCGGGAAATTTTGTGAGGAGAATATAGGTATAGTAGATGAGGTCGTCAAAGTCGATTAAATTATTACTCTTTAAGTGAGTCTGGTATTTTTTGTAAACCGCGGCCGTTAGTTTTTGGAATTCATTTTCTGCTTTCCGTTCTAATTCCTCCGGAGCAATAGGAATTGACTTAAATTTTTCAATTTCCTTCTTTATGCGGTTAATCTGGTTCTTACCGAGACCGATAAATTTTAAGCGAAGGGATTCAGAAAAAGGGGGGACTACGTTAAAATCTTGACCAAAATCTAAAAATTCCGCTTCCGCCTTCAGGAGGGAGAGGCAGAGATTGTGAAAGGTGCAAATATTGATATTTCTCACCTCTCTCTTCATTAGTTTTTCTAACCTTTCTTTTAAATCTTTTGCTGCCTTGTGGGTAAAGGTTAAGACCAAGATTGATTCGGGTTCAATCCCTTCCTCTTTTAGAAAGTAGTAAACTTTATAGGTTAAGACGGTTGTCTTGCCGGTTCCCGGGCCGCCAGTTACCAAAATCTTTTTTTCCTTAGAGTTTATTATTTCCCTTTGTTGGGGGGTGAGATTGATCTCAGATTCTCGGGGGAGGAGGACTAAGGGTTTTATCTCCAGACTTTTACGCAAAAGGAGTTGTGAAAATTCTTTTGCAGAGCTTGGCCGCTCTTCCCGGTTTTTGCTTAAAGACTTTATAATCGCCTTCTCTATCGTCTCCGGTAGGGAGGGGTTAAAAAATCTTGGCGGGAGGGGATTTTTTAGAAAAACCAAATTCCGAATCTCTTCCAGATTCTCTCCCAAAAAGGGAGGTCTTTTGGTTACCATTTCGTAAAAAACCGCACCAAGGGAATAAAGGTCGGATTCTGGATAAAACTCTCCCTTCCAGGCTTCCGGCGGCATATAGATTGGGGTGCCGGCAATGGAGGCGGAGAGGCTCCCTTTCTTTAGGAATTTACCGAGTCCAAAATCAGTAATCTTCACTAATCCTTCTTTTGAAACTAAAATATTCTCAGGTTTTAAGTCCCGATGGATTATTCCTTTTTTATGGGCATAAGCCAAAGCGGAAAGACACTGCTCAATAATATCCAGCGAGCGGGTTAAATCCAATTCCTTTTTTTCCATCAACTCCCTTAAGGAATCCCCTTTCACGTATTCCGTAATTAAAACCAATTTGCCTTCTAAGTAATCAATATTATAAAAACGGACAATATTTTTATGCTCTAACTGACTTAAAAGTCTTGCTTCTTCTTTTAGGATTTGAGTATCTTCTCTGCGCATTCGGGAGATTTTTAAGGCAAAACTCTCTTTTAAGATGGTATCGTAGGCTAAGTAGACATCACCAAATTGACCACCCCCGAGCCATTTAATAATTCGGTATTTTCCCAAATTCTGAGTAAGCATATCTAATTTTAATAGAAGAACCTTTGCCGTCAAATAGAAAATAAAAGTAAAAATGAAATGGATAAAATTCTTTCGAGTTAATGCCGGATGAGATTAATTAAATTCTAAAACCTTTATTTTAATTTTTCCCACTGCGTTTAAGACCTTTGCTTGCTCTTCAATTTCTCCCACCTTTAAGATGATATGGGTGGGATTGGCAGGAAATTCGCCGAAGGTCGGGTCACAAGCAACCCATCGGTCAAGATAGATCAAATTCCAGGCGTGGTAGTAGAAACTACCTTGGAAGTAGACAAGACCAACACAGATTTTTGCTGGGATACCAGCGGCCCGGCATAAGGCGGCAAAGAGGATGGAGTGCTCATTACAATCCCCTTCTTTACTCTTTAAGACATCAACTGCGGAAGGTAAGGAAGCGGTTGGTACTTTTCTCAGGTTTTCATAAACCCAAAAAAGGATTTTTTTCGCCACCTCTTGGGCATCTTCCTTTTCCCCTTTTACCTCTTTTGCTTTATTGATAATATCTCTATCATCAGATTGGATATAAAGGGAAGGTTTTAGAAATTCCTTTTGTTGATTGATGGGTAAAGGAATAGGTTTTTCTTGAAGGTGCGGATATCTTATCTCTAAGATTAATGGGTCTTCAGAAATGACCTTTTGCTCAGCAAGATTTAGGTCAAAATCCGAAGGTTTAATACCCGTGATTTGGATTTTTAGATATTCCAAGCCCTGGGCTTTTGGAATTACGGTATCTGCCTTAATTGAGAAATAGGAGATGATGTCAATTGCCTCTTCTCCTTTTTCCTGAGATAGCGCTTCTTGGGGCGATTCCCTTATTGCCAACATCTGGGGTGGAGTCTCTTCTTTAATCTCCCGGCCAAGAGTGTCAATCCAATAGAAGGAAGTATTATTTGCCATTACCACTTTCGCTTTGGTGCAGAGATAAGTTGAATCACCGATTTTCACTTCTTCCTTTCCTAAAACCGTTACCGTGGCTAAGAGGATTTTATTGAGAATAGGTTCAAAGATATGGAAATTATAATCTTTATTCGGTGTCAATTTCTTCTGGTGAACAATCTTACCCAGAGCAAAGGAGGGATAAATTTTATCTTCTAAGGAAATTTTTGTGCGCCGCGGACCTTTTTCGGTAAAGACTTCTTGGTAAAGTTCATTTTCCCTCACTAAGGCGTTTATCCGCACTTTTTGTTTTGGGGCAATTAGGTCAAAACGCAAGCCTTGAATACTAAAATCCGGATTGGTGGTGCAGTCGGTGGTGGTCAAAAGTTCTTGGACGCTCCCCGCCATTGCCAAACGCATTTTGGCGCGGTTGTAGAACCGAAAGTTTTTCGGTCCGATTTGAAATTTTTGGAAGGAATAGCCCACCTTTTTTCCGTTGAGATAAAAACCAAGCCAGGTCTCATCTTCTCTTAGGGTTTGTCCCTTTTGGCAAAAGAAAAAGAGAAACCAAGTAGAGAAAAGAATTATTCTTTTCATAATTGATTATAAAAGAAGAAATTAAGAAAGTCAAATGTTCATTTGGCTAAAATGAAGATATTACGGAAATAGAGACGACACCGATTCCTCTCTCCTTTGCTACTGATAACTTTAATTATATGGTATCTAAGGGTTGAATTTGGCGCCCTTCAACTAGTGCTATTTCCCGATTGTTTACAATTTTTTTTCTTTAAGATTGGCGTAGGGTGATGGAGAAAAGAAGGGAAAAGCGAAGAGGGAAAATAATTAGCCAAGGGAGAAGGAAAAGGGGGAGGGAAGGAAATGTGAGAGGAAAGATAGGAGAAAAGGGGGAAGGAATGGGGAAGGAGTTAGGGGAGAGATGGATGAAGAGGATAAGTGGAGGGATTAGGGGGAAATTGTCCATTTCTACCCCCAAGGAGGCCGTAGGGGGAACTGACCCCATCTTTTTCGTCCGAATGGCTTCAAGTCTTTGAAAATGAAGAGTTTAAAGCAATTTTCCCATTAATAAAAAGTTATCTCATCAGATAATTTTTATTATAAAATATGAGAACGATCCGCCTGAGGCGGATAAAATCTTCTTCACTCTTTATCTTTATAAGATGAGGAATATAAAACTCATAGTCATCAGTTTGATGAGACCTCTCAACAAATGGATTATCTTCTGGATGTCCCTTGCGAATAATTCTCCTCTCTACCCCTAATGGTCGCCAAAACCTCTCATTCGCCTTTTCATAAGCCCCGGGTTGAGAAGCATCAAATTCTAGCCACCATCTGACCAAATCACTATCTTTTCTCTAAAACCAAAAAACCTCAACCACCAGAGTGCCATCTTCCCAAATACTTGACCACAAGACCAATCCCAAAAATAAGACCAAGCCAAAAATCGGGTTTTAGAAACCACATCAATTAAAGTCCATTGGTAGTAAGGAATAAAAGTGGATGCCTTAAAATAAGAATAGACTTCTTTGGGAAGTGTCCTTTTATCAAAGATTTTTTGGTATCCATCTCCATCTCTGCAAAGGGCAATATCTTATCCCATTAATATTTTATCCGCCTGGGGTAGATATTTCTCGTCGCACCCGCCTTTTAGAACGGATTAATCTCTCCCTTTTTAATATCTTCCCGATAGTACTTTCTGGGATTAAAAGTCCCTTTTTATTAAAGAGATAGTGACGCAATTTTCTTTTCCCAAAGCCGGTTTGTTTTCTCTCTTTTATGATGATAGAGACAATCTCCTTTTTTGTTGTTTTCGGGTGAGGTCTTTTGGGGATATGGGGTTTATCGTTGAGGTCATTTCCTTTTTGTTTATTTAAGGTAAGGTAGATGGTATTTTTTGAGCATTGCATCTTTTGGGCAGTCTTTTCCACATTTCCTTTATTTCTTAATAGGTTTTCTAAAAGGACTTGTCGGGCGTATTGGGGGGAGGTCTGTTTTTTGAGGTAAAGATAAGATTGAGAGAGGACGATTGCCATAACTACTTACCTCCTTAATTTGAGCGAATAGTCTTTTCTTTTTAACAGACATTTTAATTGCCTTTACATTTTGTGTCCATAATGCCTTTATTTTAGCCAAAATATTCTTCCGATTTAAGCCTGAACGGTCTATAGACCGTTCAGGAACATTATAACCAAGTGAAGTCCTTGACAAACTCTCTCTCATCTTTAAACTTCCTTTTGATGAAATTACTGAAAAGACTTCTTCCCGGGATTGTTTTGATACTCTTACTTTTTATTTACTTCTGGCCGATAATTATTGGAAAGAGTTACTTCTGGGAGGATGTGATTGAACATTACTATCCTTACCATTTTTTTCTCTTCAAAAATTTACGCCGCTTCACCATTCCTCTCTGGAATCCTTACATCTTCTCCGGAATGCCTTTTTTGGGTGATGTCCAATCCCAAATTTTTTATCCCATAAATTGGCTTTTAGCCTTCTTCTCTTCACCCGGCTCGGTCTTTTGGCTTTTGGAGATGAAGATAATTTTTCACCTCTTACTGGCGGGAATCTTTTTTTATCTTTTCCTTCGGGAGTTAAATTTAAGTTATTTCTCTTCCTTTTTTGGTGGGGTTGTCTTTACCTTCAGTGGTTTTCTTATCACCCATCTGATTCATGTGACGATGGTCAATGCTTACATCTGGCTCCCCCCCCTCTTTCTTTTTCTCTTTCGGTGGGTTAAGAGAAAATTTTTGAGAGATCTCCTTTTTGCCGGAGTTGTTTTTGGGCTGGCGAATTTAGCCAGTCATCCCCAAATTACCCTTCATATTCTTTATACCATTATCTTCTTTTTTATTTTCTGGTTATTCTTTTGGGAAAGAGAGAAGATATCCTTGCGATTAAAAAAAGGTTTCATCGCTCTCTTCCTTATTTTCGGTATTGGCTTTGGTTTGGCGGCCATCCAATACCTTCCTGGTTATGAGCATTCAAAATCTACCCTAAGAGAGGAGATGACTTTTGAGGAATCAGCCGAGGTTTCTCTTCCCCCTTCTTTTCCCCT
This sequence is a window from candidate division WOR-3 bacterium. Protein-coding genes within it:
- the panC gene encoding pantoate--beta-alanine ligase — translated: MRVVRKIKTMQDLAQEAKKKGKIIGFVPTMGYLHEGHLRLVRIARKKSDLCVVSIFVNPLQFGPKEDFKEYPRDIKRDKKLLEKEGVDILFYPEEKEMYPDDFSTYVKVEGLTEGLCGRSRPGHFQGVTTVVTKLFNSVLPHFAVFGEKDAQQALVIKRMVRDLNMPIKIIVAPTVREKNGLAMSSRNVYLSPKEREEATVLYRSLLKAKEMIERGERNSNVIIGKMREMIEETSGKIDYIAIVDTKDLKEMEVIKGEVLIALAVYFSKARLIDNIRVKV
- a CDS encoding UvrD-helicase domain-containing protein encodes the protein MLTQNLGKYRIIKWLGGGQFGDVYLAYDTILKESFALKISRMRREDTQILKEEARLLSQLEHKNIVRFYNIDYLEGKLVLITEYVKGDSLRELMEKKELDLTRSLDIIEQCLSALAYAHKKGIIHRDLKPENILVSKEGLVKITDFGLGKFLKKGSLSASIAGTPIYMPPEAWKGEFYPESDLYSLGAVFYEMVTKRPPFLGENLEEIRNLVFLKNPLPPRFFNPSLPETIEKAIIKSLSKNREERPSSAKEFSQLLLRKSLEIKPLVLLPRESEINLTPQQREIINSKEKKILVTGGPGTGKTTVLTYKVYYFLKEEGIEPESILVLTFTHKAAKDLKERLEKLMKREVRNINICTFHNLCLSLLKAEAEFLDFGQDFNVVPPFSESLRLKFIGLGKNQINRIKKEIEKFKSIPIAPEELERKAENEFQKLTAAVYKKYQTHLKSNNLIDFDDLIYYTYILLTKFPEIREKYSRQFQRILVDELQDLTPVQYKLLPLLSSVHGYIFLTGDESQSIYEWRNARPENIILAQTDFPGIKTYHLLTNFRLPEKICRICENLLRTEREKGSMFSLKEGGVLELFAAENEAEEVLFLTKKITEIVKKEKRSYSEIAVLYRVNYQSRIYEEGLINEDIPYTVIGDEKFYEREEIRKIIQLLDGITQQDKKLLLPVLAWLAGIPEGSLMLKENRFLFQGSEKRVKEFFILVNRLLAEESKTEEILIPLIFQSPLFSSWEKQEMGRRKIENVKELVNEAKAFKREELKDFLERVQLLEDLALVDWGKDLVRLLTVHAAKGLEFPIVFLVGMVEGLFPLLGTTLNKRSLAEERRLCYVAITRATERLYISYPKKIGGKIQQVSRFLPEMLGI
- a CDS encoding transglutaminase-like domain-containing protein, with the protein product MKRIILFSTWFLFFFCQKGQTLREDETWLGFYLNGKKVGYSFQKFQIGPKNFRFYNRAKMRLAMAGSVQELLTTTDCTTNPDFSIQGLRFDLIAPKQKVRINALVRENELYQEVFTEKGPRRTKISLEDKIYPSFALGKIVHQKKLTPNKDYNFHIFEPILNKILLATVTVLGKEEVKIGDSTYLCTKAKVVMANNTSFYWIDTLGREIKEETPPQMLAIRESPQEALSQEKGEEAIDIISYFSIKADTVIPKAQGLEYLKIQITGIKPSDFDLNLAEQKVISEDPLILEIRYPHLQEKPIPLPINQQKEFLKPSLYIQSDDRDIINKAKEVKGEKEDAQEVAKKILFWVYENLRKVPTASLPSAVDVLKSKEGDCNEHSILFAALCRAAGIPAKICVGLVYFQGSFYYHAWNLIYLDRWVACDPTFGEFPANPTHIILKVGEIEEQAKVLNAVGKIKIKVLEFN